One region of Triticum aestivum cultivar Chinese Spring chromosome 6B, IWGSC CS RefSeq v2.1, whole genome shotgun sequence genomic DNA includes:
- the LOC123139163 gene encoding cysteine proteinase inhibitor 5-like translates to MRSSSFLLLLLAGAAILYTPTAAAAPDGEWQPIPNVADPHVQGLGKCAVDEQNKVTNCGLRFAKVVSGKVQNTGGTTYLLDVDALRLDGSHKIYQVEVIDHNSSGSSTCKLLSFGTNC, encoded by the coding sequence ATGAGAAGtagcagcttcctcctcctcctcctcgccggtgctGCTATTCTTTACACACCCACTGCAGCTGCAGCGCCTGATGGGGAATGGCAACCGATCCCCAATGTCGCCGACCCTCATGTCCAAGGGCTCGGCAAGTGCGCGGTGGACGAGCAAAACAAGGTGACAAACTGCGGCCTCAGGTTCGCCAAGGTTGTGAGCGGCAAGGTTCAAAACACAGGCGGCACCACATACCTGCTTGACGTCGACGCGCTGCGGCTCGACGGCTCGCACAAAATATATCAGGTGGAGGTGATCGACCACAACTCCTCGGGCAGTTCCACATGCAAGCTCCTCTCCTTCGGCACAAACTGTTGA